Proteins from a single region of Xenopus laevis strain J_2021 chromosome 9_10S, Xenopus_laevis_v10.1, whole genome shotgun sequence:
- the ngfr.S gene encoding tumor necrosis factor receptor superfamily member 16, protein METPLFIILGCMALLNAQKEPCWSGQYTAKGECCISCSIGEGVIKSCGVNQTVCEPCLDSVTYSDTFSHTEACKPCTECFGHKRMVAPCVESDDAVCACAYGYFMDENSAQCKLCKSCPEGFGMMMPCSSIEDTICEKCPEGTYSDEDNDRDPCLPCTICEDGEIEEKECTLTSDTVCYDPNPRFDSVTPSGWDIPYTVTSVPPFDPSSGATTSGDSNVLPPTGMAENLIPVYCSILAAVIAGLVAFIVFKRWNSCKQNKQGGNSHPVNQTPSPEGEKLHSDSGISVNSDSTAEQPTGHPQGKNDMHLHNKLSSHKQDEVEKLLSGSLEQTWKSLAGELGYQEEIIDSFTREEFPVRAMLSDWSSKDSATTDALYTALRKIQREDIAQSLNSDSTATSPV, encoded by the exons GCACTGCTCAATGCTCAGAAGGAGCCATGTTGGTCAGGGCAATACACAGCAAAAGGGGAATGCTGCATTTCTTGCTCAATAGGCGAGGGGGTTATAAAGAGCTGTGGAGTAAACCAAACTGTCTGCGAACCTTGCCTTGACA GTGTCACTTACTCAGACACTTTCAGCCATACCGAGGCCTGCAAGCCTTGCACAGAGTGTTTTGGGCATAAACGTATGGTAGCACCGTGTGTTGAGTCTGACGATGCTGTCTGCGCCTGTGCCTATGGATACTTCATGGATGAAAACAGCGCACAGTGCAAACTTTGCAAGAGCTGCCCTGAGGGTTTTGGAATGATGATGCCCTGTTCGAGCATTGAGGACACCATCTGTGAAAAGTGTCCAGAAGGGACGTATTCAGATGAGGATAACGATAGGGATCCATGTCTGCCCTGCACTATCTGTGAGGATGGAGAGATAGAGGAGAAGGAGTGTACCCTTACATCTGACACAGTGTGCTATG ACCCCAACCCCCGTTTTGATTCAGTGACCCCTTCAGGCTGGGACATTCCCTACACGGTGACGTCTGTTCCGCCTTTTGATCCGAGCAGCGGCGCCACCACTTCAGGAGACTccaatgttttgcctccaactgGGATGGCAGAGAATCTTATACCCGTGTACTGCTCCATCCTGGCAGCTGTCATCGCTGGTCTGGTGGCATTCATTGTTTTTAAAAG GTGGAacagctgcaagcagaacaagCAGGGAGGTAACAGCCATCCAGTAAATCAGACCCCATCGCCGGAGGGGGAGAAGTTGCACAGTGACAGTGGGATCTCTGTGAATAGTGACAGCACCGCAGAGCAGCCAACGGGACACCCCCAAG GTAAAAATGACATGCATCTTCACaacaaactttcttctcataagCAAGACGAGGTAGAGAAGCTTTTAAGTGGGTCTCTAGAACAGACCTGGAAGTCACTGGCCGGGGAACTTGGCTACCAAGAGGAAATCATAGACTCATTCACAAGAGAAGAGTTCCCTGTACGAGCTATGCTTTCTGATTGGTCCTCCAAGGACAGCGCCACCACGGATGCCCTATATACAGCCCTCCGTAAAATTCAACGGGAGGACATTGCCCAGAGCTTGAACAGTGATTCCACTGCTACCTCACCTGTGTGA